From the genome of Hymenobacter cellulosilyticus, one region includes:
- a CDS encoding TCR/Tet family MFS transporter has protein sequence MSDKRQAALGFIFITLLLDVIGFGIIIPVIPKLISGLTGGTISDASRYGGWLMFAFASMQFLFSPVLGNLSDQYGRRPVLLFALLGFGLDYLFVAFAPTITWLFVGRIIAGITGASFTTASAYIADISTPEKRAQNFGMIGAAFGLGFIIGPVIGGVLGQFGPRVPFLVAAALTMINWLYGFFILPESLDEAHRRKFDWRRANPIGSLRQLQKYPVILGMVGSLVLVYIAAHSTQSTWSYYTMYKFKWNEAWVGYSLGAIGTLTALVQGLLIRRLNPWLGAKRSVFLGLAFYALGFSLFAFAPVGWMMFVFLIPYCLGGIAGPALQGIMSGQVPPNEQGELQGALTSLISLTSIIGPPLMTNLFSFFTGPKAPVHFPGAAFLTGAVLTVISMLLAMRSLRHYVAPAVPTAVPEEAMASH, from the coding sequence ATGTCAGATAAACGCCAGGCCGCCCTCGGCTTCATCTTCATCACGCTACTGCTGGACGTCATCGGGTTCGGCATCATTATCCCCGTGATTCCCAAGCTCATCAGCGGCCTTACGGGCGGCACCATTAGCGACGCGTCGCGGTACGGGGGCTGGCTTATGTTTGCCTTTGCCAGCATGCAGTTCCTGTTTTCGCCGGTACTAGGCAACCTTTCCGACCAGTACGGGCGCCGGCCGGTGCTGCTGTTTGCTTTGCTGGGTTTCGGGCTGGATTATTTATTTGTGGCCTTTGCTCCTACCATTACTTGGCTGTTCGTAGGGCGAATTATTGCCGGTATTACCGGAGCCAGCTTTACCACGGCGTCGGCTTACATAGCCGACATCAGCACGCCGGAGAAACGGGCCCAGAATTTCGGCATGATTGGCGCCGCCTTCGGCCTGGGCTTTATCATCGGGCCGGTAATCGGGGGCGTGCTGGGGCAATTCGGGCCGCGGGTGCCTTTCCTGGTAGCGGCGGCATTAACCATGATTAACTGGCTCTACGGCTTCTTTATCCTGCCCGAATCCTTGGATGAAGCCCACCGCCGCAAGTTTGACTGGCGCCGGGCCAACCCTATCGGGTCCCTGCGCCAGCTGCAGAAGTACCCGGTGATTCTGGGTATGGTCGGCTCCTTGGTACTGGTTTACATTGCGGCCCACTCTACCCAGAGCACTTGGTCGTACTACACCATGTATAAGTTTAAGTGGAACGAGGCCTGGGTGGGTTACTCACTGGGCGCCATCGGGACGCTCACGGCCCTGGTGCAGGGCCTGCTGATCCGGCGGCTGAATCCGTGGCTGGGCGCCAAACGCTCAGTATTTCTGGGGCTGGCGTTCTACGCCCTGGGCTTTTCGCTGTTTGCCTTTGCGCCCGTGGGTTGGATGATGTTCGTGTTCCTGATTCCTTACTGCCTGGGCGGTATTGCGGGGCCGGCCCTGCAGGGTATCATGTCGGGGCAGGTGCCGCCCAATGAGCAGGGCGAGCTGCAAGGCGCTTTAACCAGCCTGATTAGTCTTACTTCCATCATTGGCCCGCCGCTGATGACCAACTTGTTTTCCTTCTTCACCGGGCCTAAAGCGCCCGTTCATTTTCCCGGTGCTGCCTTTCTCACCGGGGCGGTGCTCACCGTTATCAGCATGCTACTGGCCATGCGGTCCTTGCGCCACTACGTAGCGCCGGCAGTGCCTACGGCCGTACCAGAAGAGGCTATGGCTAGCCACTAG
- a CDS encoding YwqG family protein, whose amino-acid sequence MIPEFLAPFAEQLQRHALPSIKIKATPLHKQGPASAGSKFGGLPFLPQSIAYPRDEKGLPLLLLAQINLAELPATNWLAAAGMLQFYASAQELADMEDAKVLYINPAQLAEEMQQDFSFFPANHYDESPVYCEHSLQFELTTEYGGLEDSRFTIDFGSLNAQDFRKKLPMERKKQFEKFFDSDGHKLGGYATFTQGDPRDYAPEGDNDVQLLQIDIDEQIMFGDSGVAHFFIAPQALQNGEFDKAYFYWDCC is encoded by the coding sequence ATGATTCCCGAATTCTTAGCGCCCTTCGCCGAGCAACTTCAGCGCCACGCGCTGCCCAGTATTAAAATCAAGGCTACCCCGCTCCACAAACAAGGTCCGGCGTCGGCAGGCAGTAAGTTTGGCGGCCTGCCGTTTCTGCCCCAGAGTATAGCTTATCCGCGGGACGAAAAGGGCCTGCCGCTGTTGCTGCTGGCCCAGATCAATCTGGCTGAGCTGCCGGCTACAAACTGGCTGGCGGCCGCGGGCATGCTGCAATTCTATGCTTCGGCCCAGGAGCTGGCTGATATGGAGGATGCGAAAGTGCTTTATATCAACCCGGCACAGCTAGCAGAAGAAATGCAGCAGGATTTCAGCTTCTTTCCGGCCAATCACTACGACGAAAGTCCGGTGTATTGTGAGCATAGCTTGCAGTTTGAGCTAACCACGGAGTACGGCGGCCTGGAAGATTCGCGCTTCACCATTGACTTCGGCAGCCTCAATGCCCAGGACTTCCGAAAGAAGCTGCCGATGGAGCGAAAAAAGCAGTTCGAAAAGTTTTTCGACAGCGACGGGCATAAGCTCGGTGGCTACGCCACGTTTACCCAGGGCGACCCACGCGACTATGCTCCCGAAGGGGACAATGACGTGCAGCTGCTCCAAATCGATATAGACGAACAGATTATGTTCGGCGACTCCGGCGTGGCTCACTTCTTTATTGCGCCCCAAGCCCTGCAAAATGGAGAGTTTGATAAAGCCTATTTCTATTGGGACTGCTGCTAA